DNA from Methanomassiliicoccales archaeon:
GAACGCTTGGAAGTGGGCGCCATACACAAGGCGTCCAAGGGTGTGCTGTTCATCGACGAGATCAACATGCTGAGGATGGAGTCCCAGCAGTCATTGCTGACCGCGCTCCAAGAGGGCAAGTTCAGCATCACCGGACAGAGCGAGAGGAGCAGCGGCGCCATGGTCAAGTCCGAGGCGGTCCCCTGCGACTTCGTACTGGTGTGCGCCGGTAACATGGATGCCATAAAGGGCATGCACCCCGCGCTCCGTTCCCGCGTCCGCGGTTACGGATACGAGGTGTACATGCGCTCCACCATGGACGATACTCCGGAGAACCGCACCAAGCTCATACGGTTCGTAGCCCAGGAAGTGGTCAAGGACAAGAAGATCCCCCACTTCGACAAGAAGGCGGTCGTGGAGATCATCAAGGAGGCCCAGAGACGTGCCGGAAGGCGCGGACAACTGACCCTGAGGCTCAGGGAGCTTGGCGGTCTGGTGCGCGTGGCCGGTGACATGGCCCAAGAGGAGGGCAGCCCTATCGTTACCCATGAGCACGTGGTCAAGGCCAAGAAGATAGCCCGCTCCCTGGAGCAGCAGATCGTGGACCGTTACATCCAGGCCCGGAAGCAGTACAGGACCTTCGCCGTCGAGGGCGGTGCTGTGGGCGTGGTGAACGGCCTGGCGGCCATGAACTCCGAGTCCAGCATCTCTGAGATGTCTGGGATAGTGCTTCCCATTGTGGCGGAGGTGACCCCGGCCCAGGTCAAGAACGGGGGACAGATCATCGCCACCGGTAAGCTCGGTGAGATCGCCAAGGAGGCGGTGCAGAACGTCTCCGCGCTCATCAAGAAGTATACTGGCGAAGACATCAGCAACCACGATGTGCACGTGCAGTTCATAGGCACCTACGACGGCGTGGAAGGCGATTCCGCCTCCATATCCGTAGCCACGGCGGTCATCTCCGCCCTGGAGGACGTAGCGGTGGACCAAACGGTCGCCATGACCGGTTCCCTGAGCGTCAGGGGGCAGGTGCTGCCGGTCGGCGGCGTCACCGCCAAGATCGAGGCCGCGGCCGAATCGGGCATACTCAAGGTGCTGATCCCCAAGGCCAACATGTACGACGTGGTGCTCGAGGAGCGCTATATCGGCAAGATCGAGATCATACCGGTGAGCAACATGGGAGAGGTGCTCTCCCACGCCCTGATGAGCGGCACCAAGAAGGACGGGCTACTGTCCAAGCTGGCCGCGCTGGTGGAAAAGGGCGGCAGCGTGCTGAAACCGACGGTGATCAAGCCGGTCACACCCTAAACCCCTTTCACTTACTCTTTTCACTTTTATTCATTTCCCGATGGCAATGGTTTTATCATGACAACCGGATAAGCGCAGCGTCATGAGCGACTCCGAACGCGTGGACTGTTTGCTGATCGGCCGCTTCCAACCCTTTCATCTAGGGCATCTGGAAGTGGTGCGAAAGATAGCCAAGGAATGCGACGAGCTGATAATCGGAATTGGCAGCGCGCAGTTATCTCACACCTTCGAGAACCCCTTCACCGCCGGCGAGCGCCATCTCATGATATCCCGGGCCCTGCGTGAAGAGGGCATAAAGGATTACTTCCTGGTGCCGATAGTGGACATCAACCAGTATGGCATCTGGGTATCGCATGTGCGCTCCATGGTGCCGCCCTTCCAACGGGTGTATACCAACAATCCATTGACCAAAAGGTTGTTCTCCGAGGCCGGTTACGAAGTGTCCGCGTCCCCTCTGTTCAACCGCTCTCATTACTCCGGCACGGAGATACGAAATAGGATGGTGGCCGGGGACGACTGGCGCCGCTTCGTACCGCGGGCGGTGGCCGAGGTCATCGATTCCATCGATGGCG
Protein-coding regions in this window:
- the lonB gene encoding ATP-dependent protease LonB, coding for MVQDDKEQVVVQPDVETWMETQDFSSTADIKIPEKLSDQVIGQDSAVEVVRKAAEQKRHVMLIGDPGTGKSMLAKSMTEYLPRDDLQDIIAYHNEEDPNEPKIRSVPAGKGKEIVSAQKKEAMARKSQKSSMVTAIIMMVVVLTVILYIQQPDPMILLFGIMAAAMIFFATRYVGQRKENFMIPKLMITHKEGDPIPFIDATGAHAGSLLGDVKHDPFQSGGLETPAHERLEVGAIHKASKGVLFIDEINMLRMESQQSLLTALQEGKFSITGQSERSSGAMVKSEAVPCDFVLVCAGNMDAIKGMHPALRSRVRGYGYEVYMRSTMDDTPENRTKLIRFVAQEVVKDKKIPHFDKKAVVEIIKEAQRRAGRRGQLTLRLRELGGLVRVAGDMAQEEGSPIVTHEHVVKAKKIARSLEQQIVDRYIQARKQYRTFAVEGGAVGVVNGLAAMNSESSISEMSGIVLPIVAEVTPAQVKNGGQIIATGKLGEIAKEAVQNVSALIKKYTGEDISNHDVHVQFIGTYDGVEGDSASISVATAVISALEDVAVDQTVAMTGSLSVRGQVLPVGGVTAKIEAAAESGILKVLIPKANMYDVVLEERYIGKIEIIPVSNMGEVLSHALMSGTKKDGLLSKLAALVEKGGSVLKPTVIKPVTP
- a CDS encoding nicotinamide-nucleotide adenylyltransferase; translated protein: MSDSERVDCLLIGRFQPFHLGHLEVVRKIAKECDELIIGIGSAQLSHTFENPFTAGERHLMISRALREEGIKDYFLVPIVDINQYGIWVSHVRSMVPPFQRVYTNNPLTKRLFSEAGYEVSASPLFNRSHYSGTEIRNRMVAGDDWRRFVPRAVAEVIDSIDGVKRIRELMAQGEWDAGD